A stretch of Henckelia pumila isolate YLH828 chromosome 4, ASM3356847v2, whole genome shotgun sequence DNA encodes these proteins:
- the LOC140865408 gene encoding chlorophyll a-b binding protein 6, chloroplastic: MAASASMSCGVAVAARPSLLSASKSKFASSVSFGANLTTSRFSMSGADWMPGEPRPPYLDGSAPADFGFDPLGLGSVPENLERFKESEVYHCRWAMLAVPGILVPEALGLGNWVEAQKWAATPGGQATYLGNPVPWGTLPTILVIEFLAIAFVEHQRSIEKDTEKKKYPGGAFDPLGFSKDPKTFHEYKIKEIKNGRLAMLAFVGFCVQQSAYPGTGPLENLASHLADPWHNNIGNIIIPLN, from the exons ATGGCTGCCAGCGCCTCCATGAGCTGCGGCGTCGCCGTGGCAGCTCGCCCCTCCCTCCTCTCGGCTTCCAAGTCGAAATTCGCGTCGTCCGTCAGCTTCGGCGCCAATCTGACCACCTCCAGATTCTCCATGTCCGGCGCCGACTGGATGCCCGGCGAGCCCCGCCCTCCGTACCTCGACGGATCCGCCCCAGC AGACTTTGGATTCGACCCACTTGGTCTAGGGTCAGTCCCGGAGAATCTCGAGAGATTCAAGGAGTCTGAAGTGTACCACTGCAGATGGGCTATGCTTGCTGTT CCCGGGATCCTTGTTCCAGAAGCATTGGGCCTGGGAAATTGGGTGGAGGCCCAAAAATGGGCGGCGACCCCAGGTGGGCAAGCCACTTATCTGGGCAACCCGGTACCATGGGGCACTCTGCCCACAATTTTGGTGATAGAGTTCTTGGCAATTGCCTTTGTGGAGCACCAGAGGAGCATTGAGAAGGACACTGAGAAGAAGAAGTATCCGGGCGGGGCTTTCGACCCGTTGGGTTTCTCCAAAGACCCGAAAACCTTCCATGAGTACAAGATCAAGGAGATCAAGAATG gTCGTCTGGCGATGTTGGCATTCGTTGGGTTCTGCGTGCAGCAATCGGCCTACCCCGGGACCGGACCGTTGGAGAACTTGGCGTCTCACTTGGCCGATCCGTGGCACAACAACATCGGAAACATCATTATTCCTCTTAATTAG
- the LOC140867018 gene encoding uncharacterized protein: protein MDMEHPQPEFYGGAEAVLGLKPNSSISVAYHSLFGPHDDLMLLELDDKLVPEVLQQRVILRGQPDEDAVLCTDTKTYAIKFVGTSNSVFLIPPSDKSMQVCNDKGDGNVVASVIKISSGSMELVETAPKLDRLKALLSQNPYSFDEASEMDILDEGEKTKIGLYRWDDLADMLQASDVELRFGLQSVLAVEIDGYWRILDDKCMNGIRKMLLYDTIQNDWPINALNEDAVLCELEKDGYPRNIACHCLRVFCDKVHEDVGGSHIWSLNARRICVHFAREILSGGKMKLEVFMDEWVRDVPDIFNASFDMLEGEVLTEKLGMETWVYSFSVSSLPSTPAERFSTLFRERPRWEWKVLEPFVRDLSVPGLTSEGLLLKYTRRTQPTADAEPVFSAR from the exons ATGGACATGGAGCATCCACAACCTGAGTTCTATGGAGGAGCAGAGGCTGTGCTTGGGCTCAAACCAAACTCGTCAATCTCTGTAGCTTATCATTCTCTGTTTGGCCCACATGATGACTTAATGCTTCTTGAACTTGATGATAAGTTAGTTCCTGAAGTCCTCCAGCAAAG AGTGATCTTAAGAGGACAGCCTGATGAAGATGCAGTTCTTTGTACAGATACTAAGACATATGCCATTAAATTTGTGGGTACATCCAACTCTGTATTTCTCATACCTCCCTCTGATAAATCCATGCAAGTATGTAATGACAAAGGTGATGGCAATGTGGTTGCATCTGTTATCAAAATTTCATCAGGAAGTATGGAACTTGTTGAGACTGCACCCAAACTAGATAGACTTAAGGCACTTCTCTCTCAAAATCCTTACAGCTTTGATGAGGCTTCAGAAATGGACATCTTAGACGAGGGAGAGAAAACTAAGATAGGCTTATACAGATGGGATGATCTTGCTGACATGTTACAGGCTAGTGATGTGGAACTAAGGTTTGGGTTACAATCTGTTTTAGCAGTAGAAATTGATGGCTACTGGAGAATTTTGGATGATAAATGTATGAATGGGATCCGGAAGATGCTTCTTTATGACACTATACAAAATGACTGGCCCATTAACGCACTTAATGAAGATGCAGTTTTGTGTGAGTTAGAAAAAGATGGATATCCTCGGAATATTGCGTGCCATTGCTTGAGAGTCTTCTGTGATAAGGTGCACGAGGATGTTGGTGGGAGTCATATCTGGAGTTTGAATGCAAGGCGCATTTGTGTGCATTTTGCAAGAGAAATCTTAAGTGGGGGAAAGATGAAACTTGAAGTCTTTATGGATGAATGGGTCAGGGACGTTCCTGATATATTTAATGCAAGTTTTGACATGTTAGAAGGTGAGGTTCTGACCGAGAAGTTAGGAATGGAGACTTGGGTTTACTCCTTTAGTGTGTCTTCTCTTCCCTCCACTCCTGCAGAGCGATTTTCCACTCTTTTTCGTGAGAGGCCAAGGTGGGAATGGAAGGTTCTAGAACCATTTGTCAG GGATCTGAGTGTGCCGGGACTTACCTCGGAAGGTTTACTCCTCAAATATACTCGCAGAACTCAACCTACTGCAGATGCAGAGCCTGTGTTCAGTGCACGATAG